One Nocardioides oleivorans DNA segment encodes these proteins:
- a CDS encoding MFS transporter, which translates to MSSSVTLRQFWTQLSREGRWLLSTVAVQTLGRGLTLPFTVIYLHEVRGFSLDLAGALMAFIAVVALLVTGPGGALTDRVGARAVLLLATTCQLVGCAILAFATTPVLAALAMAFLGINFGMSWPAFNSLIAAVTTGEMRQQYFGINFALVNLGIGVGGIIGGIYADVSQPHTFTVIFLADAASMLVPIGLLLGPLRHVTSRHETPDDAEVGSGSYLAILRNPAVIGMTGLTFMAVFVGYAQLEAGFPAFARTVGGVSTGVIGFSFAINTAVIVLLQFLVLRRIAGRRRTRVMLVMCVLWALSWTTLGATGLVPGAAASIGVLTFMALFALGETMMQPTIPAITNDMAPDHLRGRYNAVNAGAFQAGAIGGPLFAGFVLDRGWSTAYVALLVAGCAVIAVLALVVERLIPPSVNGVPDEPVLTADPATGERAPQGQPGTT; encoded by the coding sequence GTGAGCTCCTCGGTGACCCTGCGCCAGTTCTGGACCCAGCTGTCGCGCGAGGGTCGCTGGCTGCTCTCCACCGTGGCCGTCCAGACGCTCGGGCGCGGGCTGACGCTGCCCTTCACCGTCATCTACCTCCACGAGGTGCGCGGCTTCTCCCTCGACCTCGCGGGCGCCCTCATGGCGTTCATCGCGGTCGTCGCCCTCCTGGTGACCGGTCCCGGCGGTGCGCTCACCGACCGCGTCGGCGCCCGGGCGGTCCTGCTGCTGGCGACCACCTGCCAGCTGGTCGGCTGCGCGATCCTCGCCTTCGCGACGACACCCGTCCTCGCCGCCCTCGCGATGGCCTTCCTCGGCATCAACTTCGGGATGTCGTGGCCGGCGTTCAACTCGCTCATCGCCGCGGTCACCACCGGCGAGATGCGCCAGCAGTACTTCGGCATCAACTTCGCCCTGGTCAACCTCGGCATCGGGGTCGGCGGCATCATCGGCGGCATCTACGCCGACGTGTCGCAGCCGCACACGTTCACCGTCATCTTCCTCGCCGACGCCGCCAGCATGCTCGTGCCGATCGGCCTCCTCCTCGGGCCGCTGCGCCACGTCACCAGCCGGCACGAGACGCCTGACGATGCCGAGGTCGGCAGCGGCTCCTACCTCGCGATCCTGCGCAACCCGGCGGTGATCGGGATGACCGGCCTGACCTTCATGGCGGTCTTCGTCGGCTACGCCCAGCTCGAAGCCGGGTTCCCCGCCTTCGCGCGGACGGTGGGTGGCGTGTCGACCGGCGTGATCGGCTTCTCCTTCGCGATCAACACGGCCGTCATCGTGCTGCTGCAGTTCCTGGTGCTGCGCCGCATCGCCGGGCGCCGTCGTACGCGCGTCATGCTCGTGATGTGCGTCCTCTGGGCGCTGTCGTGGACGACGCTCGGTGCCACGGGCCTGGTCCCGGGTGCAGCGGCCTCGATCGGGGTGCTGACGTTCATGGCGCTCTTCGCGCTGGGCGAGACGATGATGCAGCCGACCATCCCCGCGATCACCAACGACATGGCGCCCGACCACCTGCGCGGCCGCTACAACGCGGTCAACGCCGGCGCCTTCCAGGCCGGCGCGATCGGCGGTCCGCTGTTCGCCGGCTTCGTCCTCGACCGGGGGTGGAGCACCGCCTACGTCGCGTTGCTGGTCGCGGGCTGCGCCGTGATCGCGGTGCTCGCGCTGGTGGTCGAGCGGCTGATCCCGCCCTCGGTCAACGGTGTGCCGGACGAGCCGGTCCTCACCGCAGACCCGGCCACGGGTGAGCGGGCGCCCCAGGGGCAGCCCGGGACGACCTGA
- a CDS encoding HpcH/HpaI aldolase/citrate lyase family protein has translation MSDFTPLRSVLYMPSSNERALEKAKSIACDALILDLEDAVAPDAKSSAREAAAAAAASGDYGRRTVAIRVNGIGTEWHAADLVAAAAAGPDAIVVPKVDTPDQVRGLATALEWAGAPEHTKLWAMIETPRAIFDVREIAAASPRLTALVVGTNDLVKELYAEHVPGRAPILPSLHTILLAGRAAGIAVIDGVYNDVKDTEGFLAECTQARQMGFDGKTLVHPGQVEGANTAFAPSEQAVEDARGLIAAFEDGKGAGVVTYQGKMVENLHVESARRTLAIHEAVGALDG, from the coding sequence ATGAGTGACTTCACCCCCCTCCGCTCGGTGCTCTACATGCCCAGCTCCAACGAGCGGGCGCTGGAGAAGGCGAAGTCGATCGCCTGCGACGCCCTGATCCTCGACCTCGAGGACGCCGTCGCCCCCGACGCGAAGTCCTCCGCTCGTGAGGCCGCCGCCGCGGCGGCCGCCAGCGGTGACTACGGCCGGCGCACGGTCGCCATCCGGGTCAACGGCATCGGCACCGAGTGGCACGCCGCCGACCTCGTCGCCGCGGCCGCCGCCGGTCCCGACGCGATCGTCGTGCCCAAGGTCGACACCCCCGACCAGGTCCGTGGCCTCGCCACCGCGCTCGAGTGGGCCGGCGCCCCCGAGCACACGAAGCTGTGGGCGATGATCGAGACGCCCCGGGCGATCTTCGACGTCCGCGAGATCGCGGCCGCGTCGCCGCGGCTCACGGCGCTGGTCGTCGGCACCAACGACCTCGTCAAGGAGCTGTACGCCGAGCACGTCCCGGGGCGGGCGCCCATCCTGCCGAGCCTCCACACGATCCTGCTCGCCGGCCGTGCTGCCGGCATCGCGGTGATCGACGGCGTCTACAACGACGTGAAGGACACCGAGGGCTTCCTCGCCGAGTGCACGCAGGCCCGCCAGATGGGGTTCGACGGCAAGACGCTCGTCCACCCCGGCCAGGTCGAGGGGGCCAACACCGCCTTCGCCCCGAGCGAGCAGGCGGTCGAGGACGCGCGAGGCCTCATCGCCGCCTTCGAGGACGGCAAGGGGGCCGGTGTGGTGACCTACCAGGGCAAGATGGTGGAGAACCTCCACGTCGAGTCGGCCAGGCGCACGCTGGCGATCCACGAGGCGGTCGGCGCGCTCGACGGCTGA
- a CDS encoding glycerophosphoryl diester phosphodiesterase membrane domain-containing protein, giving the protein MEPLIGVPPARVATRVLRRHLVGYLSIVALVHAFVLGVAMPLLGRLFDLALDTVDEGAVNMDSISSVLLSPLTVLVLVVFSAVAIALVFLELAVLTLAAQRHLEGDSIQLRGFVDDLLHMVRKLDVTSVLLFALYAVFLLPLANIGITSGLTTHVAVPAFIGGELTKTTGGAITWWLLNAVIVYLALRLVLTLAIFLGSERRLPGAMRDSFRATGWVPWRPAVVLAGAAAVLVVVLALVSGLALVVTALAASVGGSESVWWPGFSLALVDLARFVALGIAAAWVTLWLVSWERDLTDEPDVRPRRMRPRNRRLVTAAAGLVAAVALGIGTLAHAADLRVVRDPSSTVVVGHRGYTAEAVENTIPALEAAAEAGADVVEMDVLETRDQQLVVMHDVNLGRLAGKDVDVWEEDLADLVGTPLRVGRLEATLPSFEEYAARAEELGVRLLVELKPHGHEAPGFAERVAADLAALDVPDDWLVQSLDRDLVEQVGELVPQDVGYVVPFNIGALPATSADFVVVEDWSFSDRIRREGRDAGKDVWVWTVNDSGLLRSYIRRGVDGIITDRVGSAVADRELGAMVESPVGQFLDGALRILGPRS; this is encoded by the coding sequence GTGGAACCGCTGATCGGCGTACCCCCGGCACGGGTGGCGACGCGCGTGCTCCGGCGACACCTCGTCGGCTACCTCTCGATCGTCGCGCTCGTGCACGCCTTCGTCCTCGGGGTGGCCATGCCCCTCCTGGGTCGTCTCTTCGACCTCGCGCTCGACACCGTCGACGAGGGTGCGGTCAACATGGACTCGATCAGCTCGGTGCTGCTGAGCCCGCTGACCGTCCTGGTGCTGGTGGTCTTCTCCGCCGTGGCCATCGCGCTGGTCTTCCTGGAGCTGGCCGTGCTGACGCTGGCCGCCCAGCGGCACCTCGAGGGCGACAGCATCCAGCTGCGTGGCTTCGTCGACGACCTGCTGCACATGGTCCGCAAGCTCGACGTGACGTCGGTGCTCCTCTTCGCGCTCTACGCGGTCTTCCTCCTCCCGCTCGCCAACATCGGCATCACCAGCGGACTCACCACGCACGTCGCGGTGCCGGCCTTCATCGGCGGCGAGCTCACCAAGACCACCGGCGGCGCGATCACGTGGTGGCTGCTCAACGCCGTGATCGTCTACCTGGCGCTGCGGCTGGTCCTCACCCTGGCGATCTTCCTCGGCTCCGAACGCAGGCTGCCCGGCGCGATGCGGGACAGCTTCCGTGCCACCGGCTGGGTGCCGTGGCGACCCGCGGTCGTGCTCGCCGGGGCGGCCGCGGTGCTGGTGGTCGTGCTCGCCCTCGTCTCCGGGCTGGCGCTGGTGGTGACGGCGCTGGCCGCCTCGGTCGGTGGCAGCGAGAGTGTCTGGTGGCCGGGCTTCTCGCTCGCGCTCGTCGACCTCGCCCGCTTCGTCGCGCTCGGCATCGCGGCGGCCTGGGTGACCCTCTGGCTGGTGTCCTGGGAGCGTGACCTCACCGACGAGCCCGACGTACGGCCTCGGCGGATGCGACCGCGCAACCGGCGGCTGGTCACGGCGGCGGCCGGGCTGGTCGCTGCGGTCGCGCTCGGGATCGGGACGCTTGCCCACGCTGCGGACCTGCGGGTCGTGCGTGACCCGTCCTCAACCGTCGTGGTGGGGCACCGCGGCTACACCGCCGAGGCCGTCGAGAACACGATCCCGGCGCTGGAGGCGGCCGCCGAGGCGGGCGCCGACGTGGTCGAGATGGACGTGCTGGAGACCAGGGACCAGCAGCTCGTGGTCATGCACGACGTGAACCTCGGGCGGCTGGCGGGCAAGGACGTCGACGTGTGGGAGGAGGACCTCGCGGACCTCGTCGGCACGCCGCTGCGGGTCGGACGTCTCGAGGCGACGCTGCCGTCCTTCGAGGAGTACGCCGCCCGCGCGGAGGAGCTCGGCGTCCGCCTCCTGGTGGAGCTGAAGCCGCACGGCCACGAGGCCCCCGGCTTCGCCGAGCGGGTGGCCGCCGACCTCGCGGCGCTCGACGTCCCCGACGACTGGCTGGTGCAGTCGCTCGACCGGGACCTGGTCGAGCAGGTCGGCGAGCTGGTGCCCCAGGACGTGGGCTACGTCGTGCCGTTCAACATCGGCGCGCTGCCGGCCACGAGCGCCGACTTCGTCGTGGTCGAGGACTGGTCCTTCTCCGACCGGATCCGCCGTGAGGGTCGGGACGCCGGCAAGGACGTCTGGGTGTGGACGGTCAACGACTCCGGGCTGCTGCGGTCCTACATCCGCCGCGGCGTCGACGGGATCATCACCGACCGGGTCGGCTCGGCCGTCGCCGACCGCGAGCTCGGCGCGATGGTCGAGAGCCCGGTGGGCCAGTTCCTCGACGGCGCGCTGCGGATCCTCGGCCCCCGCTCCTGA